The Gemmatimonadota bacterium sequence GTTCGGTCGACACCGAAGAACGCCGTGGCGCCGGGGGCAGACGACGGGATCCAGGCTCCGAGGCCGCTCATGGCAGCGCCGAAGTCACCCTCGCGGAAGATGTAGTCGGTGTTGAGCGCTCCGGGGATCTGGGTGGACCAGTTGCCACCGGTGGTCGTCAGGGTGCCGAGGTCGCGATCGACGCCGGAGATCTGAACGTGCCCGCCGCGCACCGAGCCAGACGTGCCGTCGGTGCTAGCCAGCTGAACCCACATGCCCTTATCGAAGCGAGCGATGTCCGCCGGCTTGGAGAGGGTGATGGTCGCTCCGGCCATGGTGCTCGCGCCGTCGATGACTGCTCGAGCGCCGCCGCCGTTGCCGTAGAGGTCGATTTCCGCCGACTCGCCGCAAGTCTGAATGGCCGAGTCGAGCTCACCGGACAGCGCATTGACGAGCGACTGGGCGTTACCCTTGCACTCGGCGATGGTCTTGCCGGCGACGCTCGCAACGGCGTAGTCGGTCACCGTGGTGACTGCGAACTTCTTGTACGAGCTCGGGCCCGCGTTGGCCTGTGCGGTGCCGAAGTTGTGCGATCCGCCCGACACTCGGGCATAGCGCATGACGAAGTTTTTCTGATCGCCCGGACCGTCGGGGTCCTTGGGGATCATGCCCAGCAATGGCGACTTCTTGTACGCCATCTGCTGAACCTTTTTGGACTGGTACTTGGTCTTCAGGATCGGCGTTGCCGCCGTCGTATCGAATGCAGCCATCGAAGCCTCCGGGGGAACCCGGGGGCGCTGTAGCTATTGGGGCTAGCGCCACCGCGAGTCGGCGCGCCTGAGCTCTTCCACGGCTAGCTGAGTGAGCTCTTTATCGCTCATCTCGAGGATGTCTTTGACCGTGCCGGGAGTCGCCCTAGACGCAGCGTCTTGGTTGGAGAT is a genomic window containing:
- a CDS encoding phage major capsid protein, whose translation is MAAFDTTAATPILKTKYQSKKVQQMAYKKSPLLGMIPKDPDGPGDQKNFVMRYARVSGGSHNFGTAQANAGPSSYKKFAVTTVTDYAVASVAGKTIAECKGNAQSLVNALSGELDSAIQTCGESAEIDLYGNGGGARAVIDGASTMAGATITLSKPADIARFDKGMWVQLASTDGTSGSVRGGHVQISGVDRDLGTLTTTGGNWSTQIPGALNTDYIFREGDFGAAMSGLGAWIPSSAPGATAFFGVDRTDDTTRLGGVRYNGSGGPQDEVLIEAVARVLKENGTSDTLLANNLDVSPLVKLLGTKREYTSADSTLAGVGYKAIEVETGAGPVKIVSDPKCPKGTAWLLQMDTWELVSSGGDVPHILDLDGNTWLREAGADAYQIRVGYYGNVGCYAPGWNARITW